Proteins from a single region of Chloroherpeton thalassium ATCC 35110:
- a CDS encoding peptide-binding protein produces the protein MQKIISHVFAKTVLLCFFLSNALSGCGGKKENGGISARDTTVVLATLSDIDNMNPVISSTVTASYVNGLMYPGLVKSHFDTSIGMLTFEPASASPNADRDKRSALATSWTLSEDHKTLTYKLRSDVTWDDGAPLTSHDFKFSYQLYGNPVIASVRQQYLSELVGAEKGEVDFDKAILTPDDTTLIFNFYKPVSENLALFHTGLTPVPKHRWEKVPAAEFRSSPYNSEPLGCGPYKLRKWSKQQEIVMASNANCVLPAPGNIKQIVFRVIPDYTVRLGQLQTGTVDVVESVKPEDFKNLQQANPNVEVKSVGLRVFDYVGWMNIDQHEYAKTKTVRPHPLFGSKKVRQAMTHAIDRISIIDGFLGKYGVLANTDISPTLKWAHNNKLIPHAYDPKKAAQLLEAEGWKIGADGIREKNGRKFSFTLYTNAGNNRRNYASTIIQQNLKEIGIECKLEAQESNVFFKKLQERQYDAFLAGWSVGLEIDQLDQWGSDLEKSRFNFTGFQNPRVDKLCNLAKEKLNTLDAAPYWKEYQQILHDEQPYTFLYWMKETHGFNSRIKNAEVNILSSLYNIDEWKLQGSSAAGKNVAE, from the coding sequence ATGCAAAAAATCATCAGCCATGTTTTCGCCAAAACCGTTCTTCTTTGCTTTTTTTTGAGCAACGCTCTTTCGGGCTGCGGCGGGAAAAAGGAAAACGGCGGCATTTCCGCGCGCGACACCACCGTTGTGCTCGCCACGCTCAGCGATATTGATAATATGAATCCCGTCATCAGCTCTACAGTCACCGCCAGCTATGTGAATGGCCTCATGTATCCCGGGCTCGTCAAATCGCATTTCGATACGAGCATCGGCATGCTGACATTTGAGCCGGCAAGCGCGTCTCCAAATGCTGACCGCGACAAACGCTCGGCGCTGGCCACCTCATGGACACTTTCCGAAGACCACAAGACACTGACCTACAAACTGCGCAGCGATGTGACATGGGATGACGGCGCGCCGCTCACTTCGCACGATTTTAAATTCAGCTATCAGCTTTACGGCAATCCTGTAATTGCAAGCGTTCGCCAGCAATATCTCTCCGAACTCGTTGGCGCAGAAAAGGGCGAGGTGGATTTTGACAAAGCCATCCTAACGCCCGACGACACCACGCTTATTTTCAACTTCTACAAACCGGTTTCCGAAAATTTAGCGCTGTTCCATACGGGTTTAACGCCTGTGCCGAAACACCGTTGGGAAAAAGTGCCGGCAGCGGAATTTCGCTCAAGTCCTTACAATTCCGAGCCGCTGGGTTGCGGGCCGTATAAATTGCGCAAATGGTCGAAACAGCAAGAAATTGTGATGGCTTCGAACGCCAACTGTGTTTTGCCTGCGCCGGGAAATATCAAGCAAATTGTCTTTCGTGTGATTCCTGATTACACCGTTCGCTTGGGGCAACTGCAAACCGGCACGGTAGATGTAGTGGAAAGCGTGAAGCCGGAGGATTTCAAAAATTTGCAGCAGGCCAATCCAAATGTGGAAGTCAAATCGGTCGGCTTGCGCGTGTTTGATTATGTCGGCTGGATGAACATCGACCAGCATGAGTATGCCAAGACCAAAACCGTTAGGCCACATCCGCTTTTCGGTTCAAAAAAAGTTCGTCAGGCCATGACGCACGCCATCGATAGAATTTCCATCATCGATGGATTTTTGGGCAAATACGGCGTTTTGGCCAACACGGACATTTCGCCGACCTTGAAGTGGGCGCATAACAACAAGCTCATCCCACACGCTTACGACCCGAAAAAAGCCGCGCAGCTTTTGGAAGCCGAAGGCTGGAAAATCGGCGCGGATGGCATTCGTGAAAAAAACGGGCGAAAGTTCAGCTTCACGCTCTACACCAACGCTGGCAACAATCGCCGAAATTATGCTTCAACCATCATTCAGCAAAATTTGAAAGAAATCGGTATCGAGTGCAAACTCGAAGCGCAAGAGTCCAATGTGTTTTTCAAAAAATTGCAGGAACGCCAGTACGACGCCTTTTTGGCGGGCTGGTCGGTCGGGCTTGAAATTGATCAGCTTGACCAATGGGGTTCTGACCTTGAAAAAAGCCGTTTCAATTTCACCGGCTTCCAAAATCCGCGCGTCGACAAGCTCTGCAACCTTGCCAAAGAAAAGCTCAACACGCTGGACGCCGCGCCTTACTGGAAGGAGTATCAGCAAATTTTGCACGACGAGCAGCCCTACACTTTTCTTTATTGGATGAAGGAAACGCACGGCTTCAACTCGCGCATCAAAAATGCGGAGGTGAATATTTTAAGCTCGCTTTACAACATTGATGAATGGAAACTTCAGGGAAGCAGCGCTGCCGGGAAAAATGTGGCGGAATAA
- a CDS encoding S9 family peptidase — MKKSRTGFLKLFLKSLSIFCLSVFSSPVLLGQEMSLAEKFSRMYITGEPSLSSDANRFTFLWDITGKKQVWVAEFASTFPLQLTFLSEEITFVEWVPKHELILFGAKTGAAGTTQLYLIKPNGSDLKRITSKDSAEYRFKAFSNDGKWMAYEANARKANILDAYTMNLETLERRLIAAEDDCVRPISFSPDASYLLLSKGNQAVNNDLYLADLKTLKQVLLTKHKGNAIYHGGDWTPDGNALYVSTTENETFHTLALLTLVKYRRSVVRGKLSPISLGKYDLAEFHLSNDGKYFSYTLLQDGYSRTVVQNLKTRRTIELDDADDVISADFTEDSKLFVLKYGSATNVTQTVLYEPETKKVKPLTFYNYAGLWPKDFVRPQSVHYISFDKEEIPAFLYMPKGAKVDSSLTMVVLFHDGVHSRAKPYFNLMVQFLVANNYAVMMPDVRGAFGYGLKYAEADDQAAREAALKDAASAVSWIQMSGLANPKKVVAMGCGYGGYLAQSIAAQNASGWAAAISINGFADLAEFVRTKSAFEKNALAIEFGEPETNADLFKKFSPIHFAAQIKMPVLWIAEKQQAPQAAEEAKKMQSAAQKNGVKSEALLLESACGQENLKRTFEKVAAFLENQVRNK, encoded by the coding sequence ATGAAAAAGTCACGAACTGGATTTTTAAAGCTATTTTTAAAAAGTTTATCGATTTTCTGCCTCTCAGTTTTTAGCAGTCCGGTGCTCTTGGGTCAAGAGATGAGCTTGGCCGAGAAATTCTCGCGTATGTACATCACCGGCGAACCGTCACTTTCTTCCGATGCCAACCGATTTACATTTCTTTGGGATATTACCGGCAAAAAACAAGTTTGGGTTGCTGAATTTGCAAGCACATTTCCCTTACAACTCACTTTTTTAAGTGAAGAAATCACGTTTGTAGAATGGGTGCCCAAACATGAATTGATTCTTTTTGGTGCAAAAACAGGCGCTGCCGGCACAACGCAACTTTACCTCATCAAGCCAAATGGCAGCGATTTGAAACGCATCACGAGTAAAGATAGCGCGGAATATCGGTTTAAGGCGTTTTCTAACGATGGAAAATGGATGGCGTATGAGGCCAACGCGCGCAAAGCCAATATTTTGGATGCTTATACGATGAATCTCGAGACGCTGGAGCGTCGTTTGATTGCGGCGGAAGATGACTGTGTGCGGCCAATAAGCTTTTCTCCCGATGCGTCGTATTTGCTGCTTTCAAAGGGAAATCAAGCCGTGAATAACGATCTTTACCTGGCCGATTTGAAAACGCTTAAGCAGGTGTTGCTGACCAAACATAAAGGAAACGCGATCTACCACGGTGGCGACTGGACGCCTGATGGCAACGCGCTCTACGTTTCCACAACCGAAAACGAAACCTTTCACACGCTGGCCTTGCTAACGCTTGTGAAATATCGCCGAAGTGTGGTTCGGGGAAAATTAAGTCCTATCAGTTTAGGAAAATACGATTTGGCTGAATTTCACCTTTCAAACGACGGAAAATATTTTAGCTACACGCTTCTTCAGGATGGATATTCCCGAACGGTTGTTCAAAATTTGAAAACTCGGCGCACCATCGAATTAGATGACGCAGATGATGTGATTAGTGCTGATTTTACTGAGGATAGCAAGCTTTTTGTTTTAAAGTATGGCAGCGCGACAAACGTAACGCAAACCGTCCTTTACGAGCCGGAAACAAAAAAAGTAAAGCCGCTAACATTCTACAATTACGCAGGTCTTTGGCCAAAGGATTTTGTTAGGCCACAGTCGGTTCATTACATCTCCTTCGATAAAGAAGAAATTCCAGCGTTTCTCTACATGCCAAAAGGCGCAAAAGTGGATAGCAGCCTAACGATGGTGGTGCTATTTCACGATGGCGTTCATTCGCGCGCGAAACCGTATTTCAATTTGATGGTTCAATTTCTCGTCGCAAACAACTACGCGGTGATGATGCCCGATGTGCGAGGCGCTTTTGGCTACGGCCTAAAATATGCGGAAGCTGACGATCAAGCCGCTCGAGAAGCCGCGCTGAAAGATGCCGCCAGCGCCGTTTCGTGGATTCAAATGTCAGGCCTTGCCAATCCAAAAAAAGTGGTAGCAATGGGCTGCGGCTATGGCGGTTATCTTGCGCAAAGCATTGCCGCGCAAAATGCTAGCGGTTGGGCAGCCGCGATTAGCATCAATGGTTTTGCTGATTTAGCGGAGTTTGTTAGGACGAAAAGCGCTTTTGAGAAAAACGCGCTTGCTATCGAATTTGGTGAGCCGGAAACAAACGCGGATTTGTTCAAAAAGTTTTCGCCGATTCATTTTGCCGCGCAGATTAAAATGCCTGTTTTGTGGATTGCCGAAAAGCAGCAAGCGCCGCAAGCCGCTGAAGAAGCGAAAAAAATGCAAAGCGCTGCTCAGAAAAACGGCGTGAAGTCCGAAGCGCTGCTTTTGGAAAGCGCGTGCGGACAAGAAAATCTCAAGCGAACGTTTGAAAAAGTAGCTGCATTTTTAGAAAATCAAGTACGAAATAAGTAA
- a CDS encoding nitrilase-related carbon-nitrogen hydrolase, whose protein sequence is MPVKLRIAQIDSVLANFDENLKKHIEHIEAAIADGIEMIVFPELSLTGYNVQDAAQDIAMPITDQRLQPLSKLSEKISILCGGIELSEDFGVYNSAFFFEDGEAKSVHRKIYLPTYGMFEELRYFSAGHHVRAFNSRKLGKIGVAICEDCWHMSVPYLHAVQGAKVIFAMMSSPLRVDLQTGELGIARVWEMLNRTYAHLFSVYLVCANRVGNEDSLSYWGNSEIIAPDGNSVVRGPLFEEALLDGEIDFSQVRRTRLHSSHFLDEDLRLISSELKRILAERND, encoded by the coding sequence ATGCCCGTAAAACTTCGAATTGCTCAAATTGACAGCGTTCTGGCCAATTTTGACGAAAACCTCAAAAAACATATCGAGCACATTGAAGCGGCCATTGCGGATGGCATTGAGATGATTGTTTTTCCAGAGCTTTCTTTAACGGGATATAACGTCCAAGATGCGGCACAAGATATTGCCATGCCAATAACCGACCAACGCCTTCAACCACTTTCCAAACTGAGCGAAAAAATCTCGATTCTTTGCGGTGGCATCGAGCTTTCGGAAGATTTCGGTGTGTATAATTCCGCGTTCTTTTTTGAAGATGGCGAGGCAAAATCGGTTCATCGGAAAATTTACCTGCCCACCTACGGCATGTTTGAAGAGCTCAGATATTTTTCTGCGGGACATCATGTGCGCGCGTTCAATTCGCGCAAGCTGGGCAAAATTGGCGTGGCCATTTGTGAGGATTGCTGGCACATGTCCGTGCCGTACTTACATGCGGTTCAAGGCGCAAAAGTCATTTTCGCGATGATGTCGAGCCCGCTGCGCGTGGATTTGCAAACCGGCGAACTCGGAATTGCGCGTGTTTGGGAAATGCTAAACCGCACCTACGCGCATTTGTTCAGCGTGTATTTGGTTTGCGCCAATCGAGTTGGCAACGAAGATAGCCTATCGTATTGGGGAAATTCCGAAATTATTGCGCCGGATGGAAACAGCGTGGTGCGCGGCCCGCTTTTTGAAGAAGCCCTGCTCGATGGCGAAATCGATTTTAGCCAAGTACGAAGAACGCGGTTGCATTCTTCGCACTTTTTGGATGAAGATTTGCGGCTGATTTCGTCCGAGCTAAAGCGGATTCTGGCTGAGCGCAATGATTAG
- a CDS encoding TonB-dependent receptor plug domain-containing protein codes for MQRKYLSSLLQILVGCFLTAAVSTDAFAQQDTTSLKDIFSQFSLKNLMDVRIVTVSKKEEPVFEAPLSSTVLTAEEIKNAGATSIMEALRLVPGVIVREQTPGNYDIHIRGFDAVNPYQPQFTRFNTITLVMINNRIVYNPLFGGTLWDLLPVSIDDVEKIEVVRGPASALYGPNAAAGVINIITKKPNLDAGWHGSTYSQVGTYHSYLLNAAANYASEDKKWGVRVSGYHDYRRRHYVDYYTFPDVYAALNGDENYFRSAYRSTPYLGSDGQPNSNASTLFPDLDKSMDRYSLHADATYKDGALDLNFSSGFTRSWVQRPYLAPSSYMLTTEENENEYVHIYGTFENLTFSADYSSLRNNTLGALDYSLHSWNATVDYNLILSESASFKPGAAIQRYTAISNQSSAYVSYSPIVDLEDFEDGDGSEASNTFFSVFGRFDYSYKRFRFVAGLRADKYEYPDRIFVSSQLLTTVMPSNDVLLRASYGRSGRAPFATSLFANLNPTETIGAQLISNPDKKELLTVDVFEIGSRIKLSDKWLLDAEVFYALADDFESVAVNAFVDLTEEGEVKDIVPQFEYINGSYNAKQYGGTITLKYIPNETIQLSGFVTVQETRVDNYDYQNGFFENAILPASTTDSSFVVQATPTFYGGMNMTFKPVKKWQLNLNGYFYDSQVFTIAEASLKTFKIKGNFLLNTVVSYELTDKVKLFVNARNLIGGNKRQYAMSDRIKMTMLGGVSAQF; via the coding sequence GTGCAACGAAAATATTTATCCTCACTTCTCCAAATCTTAGTCGGGTGCTTTTTAACAGCCGCAGTTAGCACAGACGCGTTTGCTCAGCAAGACACAACTTCCCTGAAAGACATCTTTTCGCAATTCTCACTAAAAAACTTGATGGATGTGAGAATTGTGACGGTATCTAAGAAAGAAGAGCCGGTCTTCGAAGCCCCACTTTCTTCAACGGTGCTTACAGCAGAAGAAATCAAAAATGCGGGAGCAACATCCATTATGGAAGCGTTGCGCTTGGTGCCGGGCGTCATTGTTCGTGAGCAAACCCCGGGCAATTATGATATTCACATTCGCGGCTTTGATGCGGTGAATCCGTATCAGCCACAGTTCACGCGATTTAACACCATTACATTGGTGATGATAAACAACCGAATCGTCTATAATCCGCTTTTTGGCGGCACCCTTTGGGATCTTTTGCCAGTTAGCATAGATGATGTAGAAAAAATCGAAGTCGTGCGAGGCCCAGCGTCGGCGCTTTATGGTCCAAATGCAGCGGCTGGCGTTATTAACATCATTACCAAAAAGCCGAATTTGGATGCGGGCTGGCACGGCAGCACGTATTCGCAAGTGGGCACATATCATTCCTATTTGCTGAATGCCGCCGCCAACTACGCTTCTGAGGATAAAAAATGGGGCGTTCGCGTAAGCGGTTATCACGACTATCGCCGCCGCCATTATGTCGACTATTATACATTTCCCGATGTATATGCAGCGTTGAACGGCGACGAAAACTATTTTCGCTCCGCCTATCGTTCAACACCTTATTTAGGAAGCGATGGCCAGCCGAACTCAAATGCCTCAACGCTTTTTCCTGATTTGGACAAATCCATGGATAGATATTCGCTTCATGCGGATGCCACGTACAAAGATGGCGCGCTTGACTTGAATTTTTCAAGTGGATTTACCCGCTCCTGGGTTCAGCGTCCGTACCTTGCGCCTTCCAGCTACATGCTGACGACAGAAGAAAATGAAAATGAATACGTTCATATTTATGGAACATTTGAAAATCTCACGTTCAGTGCAGACTATTCGAGCTTGCGAAATAACACCTTAGGCGCTTTGGATTATTCGTTGCACTCGTGGAACGCAACGGTCGACTATAACCTAATTCTTTCTGAATCGGCCAGTTTTAAGCCCGGTGCGGCAATTCAAAGATATACGGCGATTTCCAACCAATCATCGGCGTATGTCTCCTATTCTCCGATTGTTGATTTGGAAGATTTTGAAGATGGCGATGGTTCTGAAGCCAGCAATACGTTTTTTTCGGTCTTCGGGCGCTTCGACTATTCGTATAAGCGGTTTCGTTTTGTGGCAGGGCTTCGCGCTGATAAATATGAATATCCCGATAGAATTTTTGTCAGTTCCCAACTGCTAACAACGGTCATGCCTTCCAATGATGTGCTTCTGCGCGCTTCTTACGGGCGTTCGGGTCGTGCTCCGTTTGCCACCAGCTTGTTTGCCAATTTAAACCCAACAGAAACCATCGGCGCGCAGTTGATTTCAAATCCAGATAAAAAAGAACTCCTTACGGTGGATGTTTTTGAAATTGGCTCTCGCATCAAGTTAAGTGATAAGTGGTTATTGGACGCGGAAGTCTTTTATGCCTTAGCCGACGATTTTGAATCCGTAGCCGTGAATGCTTTTGTTGACCTGACGGAAGAAGGTGAGGTTAAGGATATTGTTCCGCAGTTTGAATACATCAATGGCTCATACAACGCCAAACAATATGGTGGTACCATCACTTTAAAATACATTCCTAACGAAACCATTCAACTCAGTGGGTTTGTGACTGTTCAGGAGACCCGCGTCGATAACTACGATTATCAAAACGGTTTTTTTGAGAATGCAATTTTGCCTGCAAGCACCACCGATAGTTCCTTTGTTGTTCAAGCTACACCCACTTTTTATGGTGGCATGAATATGACGTTCAAGCCAGTCAAAAAATGGCAACTGAACTTGAACGGTTATTTCTACGATTCCCAAGTTTTTACGATTGCAGAAGCCTCGCTGAAAACATTCAAGATAAAAGGGAATTTCCTGCTGAATACTGTTGTCAGTTATGAACTCACCGATAAAGTGAAGCTGTTTGTGAATGCACGAAACTTGATTGGCGGGAACAAGCGGCAATACGCTATGTCAGATAGGATAAAAATGACGATGTTGGGTGGCGTGAGTGCGCAATTTTAA
- a CDS encoding HAD family hydrolase, which translates to MRKLVLFDIDGTLVKVEGISRNALIEALRKVYGSEGSAATYSFAGKMDGVIIYEVMRESGLLDNHIQARFEDVKQTYIDIFKQCAEQNHVQLLDGVVALLDELAAHSDVVLGLLTGNFEDSGRHKLALSGINHYFSFGAFAEDGHERIDLPEVAVDRAYHRTGKRFTGKDVVIIGDTEHDVRCAKVLNSKCIAVATGYYSIESLEAGKPDHVVENLRDTTRIKEMILSE; encoded by the coding sequence ATGAGAAAATTAGTCCTGTTCGATATAGACGGAACTTTGGTAAAAGTGGAAGGCATCAGTCGCAACGCGCTGATCGAAGCGCTGCGCAAAGTCTATGGCAGCGAGGGTTCAGCCGCGACGTATAGCTTTGCAGGAAAAATGGATGGCGTGATTATCTACGAGGTGATGCGCGAGTCCGGTCTGCTCGACAATCATATTCAGGCGCGATTTGAAGACGTGAAGCAAACCTACATTGATATTTTCAAGCAATGTGCCGAGCAAAACCACGTGCAATTGCTGGACGGCGTTGTGGCGTTGCTCGACGAACTTGCAGCCCACAGCGATGTGGTTTTGGGGCTTTTAACCGGAAATTTTGAAGATTCAGGTCGACATAAATTGGCGCTTTCGGGAATCAATCATTATTTCTCGTTTGGCGCATTTGCCGAAGATGGTCACGAGCGCATTGATTTGCCTGAGGTTGCGGTTGATCGTGCGTATCATCGCACAGGAAAACGCTTCACGGGAAAAGATGTCGTGATTATTGGCGACACGGAGCACGATGTGCGCTGCGCCAAAGTCCTGAATTCAAAATGTATTGCTGTTGCAACCGGCTACTATTCCATTGAGTCGCTTGAAGCGGGCAAGCCGGATCATGTGGTGGAAAATCTTCGCGACACGACGCGCATCAAAGAAATGATTTTGTCTGAGTGA
- a CDS encoding RMD1 family protein has product MNESNSLFSQAKKLCVRAWFVGARIDARELERGETLSVSPLTIRAGERGYAFLFRFGVAVFVELNVVEEANFVKQLEPFIQGKMTDPETEETDIKIAPELSERVDMEGTLILHQATLERLQVVANVLAKSVVLAHYENRVAGVFDRIERFAEHLRSNSSPARPNDLLREIGDVLLIQARTVGRVEVTEKPEITWDEPELDRLYERLAVEYELRERDLALSRKLELISTTAETYLELLQNRQSIRVEWYIVSLIVIEIVLILYELFVQ; this is encoded by the coding sequence ATGAATGAATCCAATTCGCTTTTTAGTCAGGCCAAAAAGCTCTGTGTTCGGGCATGGTTTGTTGGGGCGCGCATCGATGCGCGAGAGCTCGAGCGCGGCGAAACCTTGTCGGTTTCACCGTTAACCATTCGTGCTGGCGAGCGCGGCTATGCGTTTCTTTTCCGGTTTGGCGTGGCGGTTTTTGTGGAGTTGAATGTGGTCGAAGAAGCCAATTTTGTGAAACAGTTGGAGCCATTTATTCAAGGAAAAATGACCGATCCAGAAACGGAGGAAACCGACATCAAAATTGCGCCGGAACTCAGCGAGCGAGTTGATATGGAAGGCACTTTGATTTTACATCAAGCGACTTTAGAGCGCCTGCAAGTGGTCGCCAATGTTTTAGCAAAAAGCGTTGTGCTCGCACATTATGAAAATCGTGTGGCTGGCGTGTTCGACCGAATCGAGCGATTTGCTGAACATCTGCGGAGCAATTCTTCGCCCGCACGCCCAAACGATTTGCTTCGCGAAATTGGTGATGTGTTGCTCATTCAAGCACGAACGGTGGGGCGCGTAGAAGTAACCGAAAAGCCGGAAATCACTTGGGACGAACCCGAACTCGATCGCCTTTATGAGCGCCTTGCCGTTGAATACGAGCTTCGCGAACGCGATCTCGCCCTTTCAAGAAAGCTGGAATTAATTTCCACAACGGCTGAAACCTACCTTGAGTTGCTTCAAAATCGCCAAAGCATTCGCGTGGAATGGTACATTGTTAGCCTTATCGTGATTGAAATTGTCCTTATTCTCTATGAACTTTTTGTGCAATAA
- a CDS encoding HAD family hydrolase — MQVFFLPEVINGLIFDVDLTLYENREYYESMGPLMTERLAEEKGLSVEEMKAELDAVQKKYQAENDGRKLSIGNLFHRFGISFEENVRWRAELFQPEAYLSEDQQLIETLKVLQKHFKIAAVSNNATAIVERTLQVLGVAPFFESTIGLDISLKSKPTMIPFNMTAEKLNLPVTEIVSIGDRVEIDLELPMKHGMGGILIEKIADVYQLPEVLLKTNRNA, encoded by the coding sequence ATGCAAGTATTTTTTTTACCGGAAGTAATTAACGGACTGATTTTTGACGTGGATTTAACGCTTTACGAAAATCGCGAATATTATGAATCCATGGGGCCGCTCATGACCGAGCGCTTAGCCGAAGAAAAAGGCTTGTCAGTCGAGGAAATGAAGGCGGAACTTGACGCCGTTCAAAAAAAATATCAGGCGGAAAATGACGGTCGCAAGCTTTCTATCGGAAATTTATTTCATCGCTTTGGCATCAGCTTCGAGGAAAACGTGCGTTGGCGTGCGGAACTTTTTCAACCGGAGGCTTACCTTTCTGAAGATCAGCAGCTCATTGAAACCCTAAAAGTGCTTCAAAAACACTTTAAAATTGCAGCCGTTAGCAACAATGCAACCGCCATTGTGGAACGCACGTTGCAAGTGCTGGGCGTCGCGCCGTTTTTTGAATCGACTATCGGCTTGGATATTTCTCTTAAATCCAAACCGACAATGATCCCTTTTAACATGACGGCTGAAAAACTGAACTTGCCCGTGACGGAAATCGTCAGCATTGGCGATCGCGTGGAAATTGACCTTGAGCTTCCAATGAAACACGGCATGGGCGGTATTTTAATTGAGAAAATCGCAGACGTATATCAACTGCCTGAAGTGCTGCTCAAAACCAACCGCAACGCCTAA